One stretch of Coriobacteriia bacterium DNA includes these proteins:
- a CDS encoding DUF4860 domain-containing protein, producing MVRRQHTPERGGERAMTQRNTDILNALTTIRAEKPEKRRRNYFPALLMLVFLAILLVALITGVTLYKNVASIQLSTDEGRLGKQLIGNTVRARDGVNAVRVGVGPEGPSLVLVEYLDTGTYETRIYLINDAIVEEYAVSGTPYDASRSVKLADSSKFDLSYDSGLLTIKTDQGTTEVALRTMQGDS from the coding sequence ATGGTTCGCCGACAACATACCCCCGAGCGTGGCGGTGAGCGTGCGATGACACAGCGAAACACCGACATTCTCAACGCTTTGACGACCATACGAGCTGAAAAGCCCGAGAAACGGCGTCGAAATTACTTCCCCGCATTGCTTATGTTGGTCTTCCTGGCCATCTTGCTCGTTGCACTCATCACGGGCGTCACCCTCTACAAGAACGTCGCCAGCATCCAGCTGTCGACCGACGAGGGGCGCCTCGGCAAGCAGCTCATCGGCAACACCGTCCGCGCACGCGACGGAGTGAACGCCGTCCGCGTCGGCGTGGGCCCCGAAGGCCCGTCCCTCGTGCTCGTGGAGTACCTCGACACGGGCACCTACGAGACCCGTATCTACCTCATAAACGATGCAATTGTCGAGGAATACGCTGTTTCGGGTACCCCCTATGATGCGAGTAGATCCGTCAAATTGGCGGATTCGTCCAAGTTCGACCTCTCGTACGATAGCGGCTTGCTCACCATCAAAACCGATCAGGGCACCACGGAAGTCGCCCTGCGCACGATGCAGGGAGACAGCTGA
- a CDS encoding polyribonucleotide nucleotidyltransferase, whose protein sequence is MTKITHEFELYGKSYRLETGELAKQATGAVVVSQGDTILLTTAVVSKERRDLDFFPLTVDFIEKMYAVGRIPGGYLKREARPSEKGTLTARLVDRPIRPSFPDGMRNDVHIVITTLSVDQVNQPDVISIMGASAALMVGGVPIEGPVAGVRIARTIAEDGLVDYIVNPTFEEAEASDLNLTVAGTKEYISMVECGADEVTEEDMIGALEFAQEAIGAFCEEQQKFLDKCTIEPKTYELDEPIPEVVSKVDGFYAAMEAALKDADKQSRIAKVEELKDEIKASFTEEERSMWGREIAAACKALEKRAMRTMIIETGERVDGRANDEIRPLYIVPHYLPRAHGSGLFQRGQTQVLSVVTLGMLNEWQRLDTIDPAEGKRYIHQYNFPPYCTGEVGRMGAPKRRELGHGALASRALEPMIPSEEEFPYTIRVVSEVMESNGSSSMASTCGSTLALMDAGVPIKRPVSGVAMGLIKEGDQHVILTDIQGLEDFLGDMDFKVCGTTEGITALQMDNKAKGLSTEILAEALGQAKRGRAFILDAMLEKIPAPREELSEYAPRIITIKIPVDKIRDVIGTGGKVIRGIQEETGASIEVHEDGNVFIASVDTGGEVARKMVEDIVKVPEVGEEYEGEVVNIQSFGAFVKLTPNKDGLLHISRVANGRVGAVEDVLSEGDIVKVKIIEVDEKTGKISLDRLDKPDAPEGSSKPRNDKGHGNDRNNRRSKDTRKPRRRD, encoded by the coding sequence ATGACTAAGATTACGCACGAATTTGAACTGTACGGGAAGAGCTACAGGCTCGAGACCGGCGAACTTGCCAAGCAGGCAACGGGCGCGGTCGTCGTGAGCCAGGGCGACACTATCTTGCTCACAACGGCTGTTGTGTCCAAGGAGCGTCGCGATCTCGATTTCTTCCCCCTTACGGTAGATTTCATCGAGAAGATGTACGCCGTCGGTCGCATTCCCGGTGGCTATCTCAAGCGCGAAGCGCGTCCGAGCGAGAAGGGCACGCTCACGGCTCGTCTCGTCGATCGCCCCATTCGCCCGAGCTTCCCCGACGGCATGCGCAACGACGTCCACATCGTCATCACCACGCTTTCCGTCGACCAGGTAAACCAGCCTGACGTCATCTCCATCATGGGCGCTTCGGCCGCTCTCATGGTGGGTGGCGTGCCCATCGAGGGCCCGGTCGCCGGCGTGCGCATCGCACGCACCATCGCCGAGGATGGTCTCGTCGATTACATCGTCAACCCGACCTTCGAGGAGGCCGAGGCCTCCGACCTCAACCTCACCGTTGCCGGCACCAAGGAGTACATCTCCATGGTCGAGTGCGGTGCCGACGAGGTCACCGAAGAGGATATGATCGGTGCGCTCGAGTTTGCCCAGGAGGCCATCGGCGCGTTCTGCGAGGAGCAGCAGAAGTTCCTCGACAAGTGCACCATCGAGCCCAAGACCTACGAGCTCGACGAGCCCATCCCCGAGGTTGTCTCCAAGGTCGACGGCTTCTACGCCGCCATGGAGGCCGCTCTCAAGGACGCCGACAAGCAGTCGCGCATCGCCAAGGTCGAGGAGCTCAAGGACGAGATCAAGGCGTCCTTCACCGAGGAGGAGCGCAGCATGTGGGGTCGCGAGATCGCCGCTGCCTGCAAGGCCCTCGAGAAGCGCGCCATGCGCACGATGATCATCGAGACCGGCGAGCGCGTCGACGGCCGTGCCAACGACGAGATCCGTCCGCTCTACATCGTGCCGCATTATCTGCCCCGCGCCCATGGCTCGGGTCTGTTCCAGCGCGGCCAGACGCAGGTTCTCTCGGTCGTCACGCTCGGCATGCTCAACGAGTGGCAGCGTCTCGACACGATCGACCCGGCCGAGGGCAAGCGCTACATCCATCAGTACAACTTCCCGCCGTACTGCACGGGCGAGGTCGGCCGCATGGGCGCCCCCAAGCGTCGCGAGCTCGGCCATGGCGCCCTGGCGTCCCGCGCGCTCGAGCCGATGATTCCCAGCGAGGAGGAGTTCCCGTACACCATTCGCGTCGTCTCCGAGGTCATGGAGTCCAACGGTTCGTCGTCCATGGCATCGACCTGCGGCTCCACGCTCGCGCTCATGGACGCCGGCGTGCCCATCAAGCGCCCGGTTTCCGGCGTGGCCATGGGCCTCATCAAGGAAGGCGATCAGCATGTCATCCTGACCGATATCCAGGGTCTCGAGGACTTCCTCGGCGACATGGACTTCAAGGTCTGCGGCACGACCGAGGGCATCACGGCCCTGCAGATGGACAACAAGGCCAAGGGCCTCTCGACCGAGATTCTCGCCGAGGCGCTCGGCCAGGCCAAACGCGGTCGCGCCTTCATCCTCGATGCCATGCTCGAGAAGATTCCCGCCCCGCGCGAGGAGCTTTCCGAATATGCGCCGCGCATCATCACGATCAAGATTCCGGTCGATAAGATCCGCGACGTCATCGGCACCGGTGGCAAGGTCATTCGCGGCATCCAGGAGGAGACCGGCGCTTCCATCGAGGTGCACGAGGATGGCAACGTCTTCATCGCGTCGGTCGATACCGGCGGCGAGGTTGCCCGCAAGATGGTCGAGGATATCGTCAAGGTGCCCGAGGTGGGCGAGGAGTACGAGGGCGAGGTCGTCAACATCCAGTCCTTCGGTGCCTTCGTCAAGCTCACGCCGAACAAGGACGGCTTGCTCCACATCAGCCGCGTGGCCAACGGTCGCGTCGGCGCCGTCGAGGACGTGCTTTCCGAGGGTGACATCGTCAAGGTGAAGATCATCGAGGTGGACGAGAAGACCGGCAAGATCAGCTTGGATCGCCTCGACAAGCCCGACGCTCCCGAGGGCAGCTCCAAGCCGCGCAACGACAAGGGCCATGGCAACGACCGCAACAACCGTCGTTCCAAGGACACGCGCAAGCCGCGTCGTAGGGACTAA
- a CDS encoding transglutaminase: MQRQCAHITRVIAVGTAMLALLALFVLAACGCSIPDDSSTPSSSKSEGTSSAAQQGGSGSGETVSGAAFNPPASVQSVSFDSGAAVQGPNCAIDVSHVSQGYAAATGVSSARLKLQVKNGDNSYNYDMPNDGTPVFVPMNMDNGTYTLRVMQNTSGSNYVELLSATEGVTLDSPFEPYLRPNVFCSFDDGSAVVRKAREITAGCATQGDALRAICNFIIDNVSYDTAKAERLSSSSGYVPDPDATLSSMSGICFDYASLGAAMLRSVGIPARIVTGYVSPNDFYHAWIMVYIDGTWHTVQFSVNPREWSRVDLTFASTGGGDYVGDGVGYQDRYVY; encoded by the coding sequence GTGCAGCGTCAATGCGCGCATATCACGAGGGTCATCGCGGTGGGCACTGCCATGCTCGCGCTGCTCGCCCTCTTCGTGCTTGCCGCCTGCGGCTGCAGCATCCCGGACGATTCCTCCACACCCAGCTCCTCCAAGTCCGAGGGCACGAGCAGCGCAGCCCAACAGGGCGGCTCGGGCAGCGGCGAGACCGTCTCGGGTGCCGCTTTCAACCCGCCAGCTTCGGTGCAGAGCGTCTCCTTCGATAGTGGAGCCGCCGTTCAGGGGCCAAATTGCGCAATCGACGTCTCGCACGTCTCGCAGGGCTACGCCGCCGCCACGGGCGTGAGCAGTGCACGCCTCAAACTGCAGGTCAAGAATGGCGACAACAGCTACAACTACGACATGCCCAATGACGGCACGCCCGTCTTCGTGCCCATGAACATGGATAACGGCACCTACACCTTGCGCGTCATGCAAAACACGAGCGGCTCCAACTACGTCGAGCTGCTCTCCGCCACCGAGGGCGTCACCTTGGACTCCCCCTTCGAGCCCTACCTGCGTCCCAACGTATTCTGCAGCTTCGACGATGGAAGCGCGGTCGTGCGCAAGGCGCGCGAGATCACGGCCGGTTGCGCCACGCAAGGCGACGCACTGCGCGCGATCTGCAACTTCATCATCGACAACGTCTCCTACGACACCGCCAAAGCCGAGCGTCTCTCGTCTTCGAGCGGCTACGTCCCCGACCCGGACGCCACGTTGTCCTCGATGAGCGGCATCTGCTTCGATTACGCCTCCCTCGGCGCGGCCATGCTGCGCAGCGTCGGCATCCCGGCGCGCATCGTCACCGGCTACGTCTCGCCCAACGACTTCTACCACGCCTGGATCATGGTCTACATCGATGGCACCTGGCACACGGTCCAGTTCTCCGTCAACCCGCGCGAATGGTCGCGCGTCGACCTCACCTTCGCCTCGACCGGCGGCGGCGACTATGTCGGCGACGGCGTGGGCTACCAAGACCGCTACGTGTATTAA
- a CDS encoding energy-dependent translational throttle protein EttA yields the protein MPEFIYQMHDARKAHGNKVILDEVTLSFYPGAKIGVVGPNGMGKSTLLKIMAGLEDVSNGEARLTPGFTVGILQQEPELEEDKTVIENVRLAFGDMLAKIERFNEVSAEMANPDADFDALMEEMGRLQDEIDAGDGWDLDSQLTQAMDALQLPDPEAPVEVLSGGERRRVALCRLLLEAPDLLLLDEPTNHLDAESVLWLEQFLKRYEGAVLAVTHDRYFLDNVAEWICEVDRGHLYPYKGNYSTYLETKAARLEAQGQQEAKLAKKLERELEWVRSSPKARQAKSKARLERYEQMDAEARSMKKVDFTDIHIPPGPRLGNKVLIADHLSKSFGDRVLIDDLSFELPRNGIVGIIGPNGVGKTTLFKCIVGLEEPSAGTLDIGETVKIAYVDQNRAGIDADKSLWEVVSDGLDIIQVGETEVPSRAYVAGFGFKGQDQSKPAGVLSGGERNRLNLALTLKQGGNLLLLDEPTNDLDTETLASLEEALLAFSGCAVITSHDRWFLDRIATHILAWEGTEENPGHWHWFEGNFDSYQKNRVERLGEVASRPHRVYRKLTRD from the coding sequence ATGCCCGAGTTCATCTACCAGATGCACGATGCACGCAAGGCACATGGAAACAAGGTCATTTTGGACGAAGTGACTTTGAGTTTTTACCCAGGGGCCAAGATAGGCGTCGTTGGACCCAACGGAATGGGCAAGTCGACCCTCCTCAAGATCATGGCGGGTCTAGAGGACGTGAGTAATGGCGAGGCCCGTCTCACGCCCGGCTTCACCGTCGGCATACTTCAACAGGAGCCAGAACTTGAGGAAGACAAGACCGTGATCGAGAACGTGCGCCTCGCCTTCGGGGACATGCTCGCCAAGATTGAGCGCTTCAACGAAGTCTCCGCCGAGATGGCCAATCCCGATGCCGATTTCGATGCTCTCATGGAGGAGATGGGACGGCTCCAGGACGAGATTGATGCGGGCGATGGATGGGATCTCGACAGTCAGCTGACGCAAGCAATGGACGCATTGCAGCTGCCTGATCCAGAGGCACCTGTTGAAGTGCTCTCGGGTGGCGAGCGAAGGCGTGTTGCACTTTGCAGGCTCCTGTTAGAAGCTCCCGATCTATTGCTGCTCGATGAGCCGACAAACCACCTTGACGCAGAATCCGTGCTCTGGCTCGAGCAGTTCCTGAAGCGTTACGAGGGTGCCGTGCTTGCCGTGACGCATGACCGATACTTCCTCGATAACGTTGCGGAGTGGATCTGCGAGGTTGATCGCGGTCATCTATATCCTTACAAGGGCAATTACTCCACGTACCTCGAGACCAAGGCCGCGCGTTTAGAAGCGCAGGGCCAGCAGGAAGCCAAGCTCGCAAAGAAGCTCGAGCGCGAGCTCGAGTGGGTGCGCTCGAGTCCCAAAGCGCGACAGGCCAAGAGCAAGGCCCGTCTTGAGCGCTACGAGCAGATGGATGCCGAGGCACGTTCGATGAAGAAGGTCGACTTCACCGATATTCACATCCCCCCTGGTCCACGATTGGGCAACAAGGTGCTCATTGCGGACCACCTCAGCAAATCCTTCGGGGACCGCGTACTCATCGACGATCTCTCCTTCGAGCTGCCGCGCAACGGTATCGTGGGTATCATCGGCCCCAACGGTGTGGGCAAGACCACGCTCTTCAAGTGCATTGTCGGTCTTGAAGAGCCAAGTGCAGGCACGCTTGACATCGGCGAGACCGTCAAGATCGCCTACGTGGATCAGAACCGCGCTGGTATCGATGCGGACAAATCGCTGTGGGAAGTTGTTTCGGACGGCCTCGATATCATTCAGGTGGGCGAGACCGAAGTGCCGAGTCGCGCATACGTGGCGGGCTTCGGTTTCAAGGGCCAGGACCAGAGCAAGCCTGCAGGTGTGCTCTCGGGTGGAGAGCGCAACCGCCTTAACCTCGCGCTCACACTCAAGCAGGGAGGTAATCTCCTCCTGCTCGATGAGCCAACAAACGACCTCGATACCGAGACGCTCGCGAGCCTTGAGGAAGCGCTGCTCGCATTCTCTGGCTGTGCAGTCATCACAAGTCACGACCGCTGGTTCCTCGATAGGATTGCGACGCACATCCTTGCCTGGGAAGGAACCGAGGAGAACCCTGGGCACTGGCACTGGTTCGAGGGTAACTTCGACTCGTACCAGAAGAATCGTGTCGAGCGTTTGGGAGAAGTGGCCTCTCGTCCGCATCGTGTCTATCGAAAACTGACGAGAGACTAA
- a CDS encoding type IV pili twitching motility protein PilT has translation MLLSELLKQMIDLKVSDIFVVAGLPLTYKVNGRQARMDGEALTPESTRTVVEAIYEIAGRDFSNFVEKDNLDEDFSFALPGIGRFRANVFRQRGSLSAVIRVIPFGLPDPEELHIPDSVLRLADLTKGLVLVTGPAGSGKSTTLACIIDRINHERNRHIITLEDPIEYVHRHENCIVTQREVPTDIATYAEGLRSAMRESPDIILLGEMRDAETIGIAITAAEMAQLIFSTLHTNSAAGTIDRIIDAFPAEQRHMIRMQLSLVLQAVVSQQLVPAIDGTTLPVFEIMVANAAIRNLIREEKTYQIDSIIAAGGREGMRTMDQSLFELVKEGKITPETALRHSIHPTALERRMETEKIG, from the coding sequence ATGTTACTTTCGGAGCTCTTGAAGCAGATGATCGACCTGAAGGTGTCGGACATCTTCGTGGTGGCCGGCCTGCCGCTCACCTACAAGGTCAACGGGCGCCAGGCGCGCATGGACGGCGAGGCACTGACCCCCGAGAGCACGCGTACGGTGGTCGAGGCCATCTACGAGATTGCCGGGCGTGACTTCAGCAACTTCGTCGAAAAGGACAATCTTGACGAGGATTTCTCGTTCGCGCTCCCCGGTATCGGCCGCTTTCGTGCCAACGTGTTCCGCCAGCGCGGCTCGCTTTCGGCTGTCATCCGCGTGATTCCCTTCGGCCTGCCCGACCCCGAAGAGCTGCACATCCCCGACAGCGTCCTCAGGCTCGCCGACCTCACGAAGGGCCTCGTGCTCGTCACCGGCCCTGCCGGCTCGGGCAAGTCCACGACGCTGGCCTGCATCATCGACCGCATCAACCACGAGCGCAATCGCCATATCATCACACTCGAAGATCCCATCGAGTACGTGCATCGTCATGAGAACTGCATCGTGACGCAGCGCGAGGTCCCGACCGATATCGCGACCTACGCCGAGGGCCTGCGCAGCGCGATGCGCGAGTCTCCGGACATCATCTTGCTCGGCGAGATGCGTGACGCCGAGACCATCGGCATCGCGATCACCGCCGCCGAGATGGCGCAGCTCATCTTCTCGACGCTGCACACTAACAGCGCGGCCGGCACCATCGACCGCATCATCGACGCCTTCCCCGCCGAGCAGCGCCACATGATCCGCATGCAGCTCTCGCTCGTGCTCCAGGCCGTCGTGAGCCAGCAGCTCGTCCCGGCCATTGACGGCACGACGTTGCCGGTCTTCGAGATCATGGTCGCCAACGCCGCCATCCGCAACCTCATCCGCGAGGAGAAGACCTACCAGATCGACTCGATCATCGCCGCTGGTGGTCGCGAGGGTATGCGCACGATGGACCAGAGCCTCTTCGAGCTCGTGAAGGAGGGCAAGATCACACCCGAGACGGCGCTGCGTCACAGCATCCACCCGACCGCACTCGAGCGCCGCATGGAGACCGAGAAGATCGGCTAG
- a CDS encoding 30S ribosomal protein S15 — MAVSKERKAELIKEFGKDANDSGSAEVQVAILTERIRELTEHVKVHKKDHHTRRGLLMLVGKRRRLLSYIKERDINNYRELIAKLGIRDNI; from the coding sequence ATGGCAGTCTCCAAGGAACGCAAGGCCGAGCTCATCAAGGAGTTTGGCAAGGATGCTAACGATTCTGGCTCCGCCGAGGTCCAGGTCGCAATCCTCACCGAGCGCATTCGTGAGCTCACCGAGCACGTCAAGGTCCACAAGAAGGATCACCATACGCGCCGCGGTCTGCTCATGCTCGTCGGTAAGCGTCGTCGTCTTCTCTCCTATATCAAGGAGCGCGACATCAACAACTACCGCGAACTCATCGCAAAGCTCGGCATCCGCGACAACATCTAG
- a CDS encoding IS30 family transposase encodes MAKYSIDDWTAVKERLRAGDSIRECARRTGIGRGAVFKWSRMDRPPDRMVLTMDAASCPTPSARTSPKQRLTYEDRCFIAALLDVGRTNQEIADKMNISRTTVARELSRVQGPYDPRHAQLDARKKAKRPKPRKLDARGPLRAYVLQMLASRWSPEQVSKRIEEDFPDDEEMRISHETIYQSLYVQGYGTLRHELGVEYALRTKRRGRKPASKLPAKNRPWLKDAHISKRPPEAGDRSIPGHWEGDLIIGSDLSSCLITLVERRSRFLLMSRLTCHDADTVAERMAQMAEGIPEELRRTLTWDQGSEMACVDRFKLSSGFEVYFCDPHSPWQRPTNENVNGLIREFFPKETDFTEVSDEEVGKVRWLLNNRPRKVLGWKFPSEAMQEVLAEGAMIA; translated from the coding sequence ATGGCTAAATACTCTATCGATGATTGGACGGCGGTCAAAGAGAGGCTTCGCGCGGGTGATTCGATCAGGGAGTGCGCAAGGCGGACCGGAATCGGACGTGGTGCCGTTTTCAAGTGGAGCCGAATGGACCGCCCTCCGGATCGGATGGTGCTTACAATGGACGCCGCGAGCTGCCCGACCCCGAGCGCAAGAACATCGCCCAAGCAGCGCCTGACATACGAGGACCGCTGCTTTATCGCGGCCCTTCTCGATGTCGGGCGCACCAACCAAGAGATTGCCGATAAAATGAACATCAGCAGGACGACCGTCGCTCGCGAGCTTTCCCGGGTGCAAGGACCCTACGATCCGAGGCACGCCCAGCTTGATGCGAGGAAGAAGGCGAAAAGGCCAAAACCCCGCAAGCTCGATGCCCGAGGCCCCCTCAGGGCCTATGTGCTGCAGATGCTTGCCAGCAGATGGTCGCCCGAGCAGGTCTCCAAGCGGATCGAAGAAGACTTCCCGGATGACGAGGAGATGCGCATAAGCCACGAGACGATATACCAGTCCCTTTATGTGCAAGGCTACGGGACGCTGCGCCATGAGCTCGGCGTCGAGTACGCCTTGCGCACCAAGCGCCGCGGTCGCAAACCGGCATCCAAGCTCCCCGCAAAGAACAGGCCCTGGCTTAAGGATGCGCATATATCCAAGAGGCCCCCGGAGGCGGGTGACCGCTCCATCCCCGGGCATTGGGAAGGGGACCTGATCATTGGAAGCGACCTGTCGAGCTGCCTCATAACCCTCGTGGAGAGAAGGTCGCGCTTCCTTTTGATGTCGAGGCTGACCTGCCATGACGCGGACACGGTCGCAGAGCGCATGGCGCAGATGGCCGAGGGGATCCCCGAGGAGCTCAGGCGCACGCTCACCTGGGATCAGGGGTCGGAGATGGCATGCGTGGACAGGTTCAAGCTCTCCTCTGGCTTCGAGGTGTATTTCTGCGATCCGCACTCTCCTTGGCAGCGGCCCACCAATGAGAATGTGAACGGGCTGATCAGGGAGTTCTTCCCCAAAGAGACTGACTTCACGGAGGTGTCGGACGAAGAGGTGGGCAAGGTGCGGTGGCTGCTCAACAACCGTCCGAGGAAGGTCCTGGGCTGGAAGTTCCCTTCCGAGGCTATGCAGGAAGTGTTGGCGGAAGGTGCAATGATCGCCTGA
- a CDS encoding phosphatase PAP2 family protein: MNAEQYAALSRPFRDNPAALRTLVLVNDGLKWLCYLLYPMLLILVTLYDPSLLLKEILVPAVLFIGLSVFRRLYNAPRPYEALVIDPLIHKDTQGKSFPSRHIFSVFMIAMCWLAYCPLVGIALLAGGVVMAVVRVIGGVHYPRDVIAGALVAVLGGILGLWILPLS, translated from the coding sequence ATGAACGCCGAACAATATGCGGCTTTGTCGCGTCCGTTTCGTGACAATCCTGCGGCGTTACGGACGTTAGTGCTGGTCAACGACGGGCTCAAATGGCTCTGTTACCTCCTCTATCCCATGCTGTTGATACTCGTGACCCTGTATGACCCATCCTTGTTGTTAAAGGAAATACTAGTACCAGCGGTGCTCTTCATCGGATTGAGCGTGTTTAGGCGTCTCTATAATGCGCCACGCCCCTATGAAGCGCTTGTGATCGATCCGCTCATACATAAGGACACCCAGGGCAAATCCTTTCCCAGCAGACACATATTCTCGGTGTTCATGATTGCCATGTGCTGGCTAGCATACTGCCCATTGGTCGGCATTGCTCTGTTGGCGGGTGGTGTGGTCATGGCGGTCGTACGTGTTATCGGGGGAGTGCATTACCCCAGAGATGTCATCGCGGGGGCGCTTGTGGCCGTGCTCGGCGGTATTCTGGGGCTGTGGATATTGCCCTTGTCCTAG
- a CDS encoding type II secretion system protein: protein MAAKLLESGALSAFCGSVATMLSAGMQVDEAVHLLAENREGSRFRQVCDQIYRGIIAGESLSASMRATGAFPQHTVDMVETGEKSGRLESVLRTLDVYYSEEDRTFQKVRSSVGYPAALLCIMAIILAVTVIVILPVFTNVYENMAGSLTAGFSGMGFASIVIGWVAFGITVVCALFAIYLAISSRTQAGRERVLRLFEHVGSTKLAMYQLALSRFTSALSTYLAAGITAETAMRQAMQTVRHKKLRARLARTLAAMENLENPRSLAQAIAENDVLDPLYAHMLTVGAHAGSLDEVLMSMSTMLFDDATLQLDRALDRIEPMLAALLTIAVGATLVSVMLPLIGIMTSIG, encoded by the coding sequence ATGGCAGCTAAACTGCTCGAAAGCGGCGCCCTATCCGCCTTCTGCGGAAGCGTCGCGACCATGCTCTCCGCGGGCATGCAGGTCGATGAGGCCGTGCACCTGCTCGCGGAAAACCGCGAAGGCTCGCGCTTCAGGCAGGTCTGCGACCAGATTTACCGCGGCATCATCGCCGGCGAGTCGCTCTCGGCCTCCATGCGCGCAACCGGCGCCTTCCCCCAGCACACCGTCGACATGGTCGAGACGGGCGAGAAGTCGGGTCGCCTCGAGTCGGTGCTGCGCACCCTCGACGTCTACTACAGCGAGGAGGACCGCACCTTCCAGAAGGTCCGCAGCTCAGTGGGCTATCCCGCCGCGCTGCTCTGCATCATGGCCATCATCCTCGCCGTGACCGTCATCGTCATCCTCCCCGTCTTCACGAACGTCTACGAGAACATGGCCGGCTCGCTCACCGCCGGCTTCTCCGGCATGGGCTTTGCCTCCATCGTCATCGGCTGGGTTGCCTTCGGCATCACGGTCGTCTGCGCCCTCTTCGCCATCTACCTCGCGATCTCGAGCCGCACGCAGGCGGGCCGAGAGCGCGTCCTGCGTCTCTTCGAACATGTCGGCTCCACGAAGCTGGCCATGTACCAGCTTGCGCTTTCGCGCTTCACCTCGGCGCTCTCGACGTACCTTGCCGCCGGCATCACGGCCGAGACGGCCATGCGCCAGGCGATGCAAACGGTGCGTCACAAGAAGCTCAGGGCACGTCTCGCACGCACGCTTGCGGCCATGGAGAACCTCGAGAACCCGCGTAGCCTTGCACAGGCCATCGCGGAAAACGACGTCCTCGACCCGCTCTACGCGCACATGCTCACCGTGGGCGCCCACGCCGGCAGCCTCGACGAGGTGCTCATGAGCATGTCGACCATGCTCTTCGACGACGCAACTCTTCAACTCGACCGCGCACTCGACCGCATCGAGCCGATGCTCGCCGCGCTGCTCACCATCGCAGTCGGCGCGACGCTCGTTTCGGTCATGCTCCCGCTCATCGGCATCATGACTTCGATCGGCTAG
- a CDS encoding TIGR00730 family Rossman fold protein, whose translation MHEAGVDVNITVYCASSFGKDEAFAREAQTLGSWIGAHHHTLIYGGTSVGLMGLIAGAVLDAGGEVIGVLPDILSDREPPSGRLTQLIRVETMAQRKATMIELGEVFVALPGGPGTLEELSEIMSLVKLGTPPGYLYLLNSNGYYDELIALFDRMLLHGFMTPEMRSYLKAADSADELVRMIATLE comes from the coding sequence CTGCACGAAGCAGGAGTAGACGTGAACATTACGGTCTATTGTGCCTCATCGTTTGGCAAGGACGAGGCCTTTGCTCGAGAGGCGCAGACTCTTGGATCCTGGATCGGCGCGCATCATCACACACTAATATATGGGGGTACGAGTGTCGGCCTCATGGGGCTCATTGCAGGTGCCGTGCTTGATGCGGGAGGCGAGGTCATTGGCGTCTTGCCCGACATACTTTCCGATCGCGAGCCGCCGTCTGGTCGTCTGACGCAGCTCATTCGCGTCGAAACCATGGCGCAACGCAAGGCCACGATGATCGAACTCGGCGAGGTTTTCGTTGCTCTGCCAGGAGGCCCGGGCACGCTCGAGGAATTATCGGAAATCATGTCCCTCGTTAAATTAGGCACACCGCCTGGTTATCTGTATCTACTCAACAGCAACGGATACTATGACGAGCTCATCGCCTTATTCGATCGCATGCTCCTGCATGGCTTCATGACGCCAGAGATGCGCTCATATCTCAAGGCTGCAGACTCGGCAGACGAGCTTGTACGCATGATTGCCACTTTGGAGTAG